In a genomic window of Erinaceus europaeus chromosome 12, mEriEur2.1, whole genome shotgun sequence:
- the ZNF287 gene encoding zinc finger protein 287 isoform X4, with amino-acid sequence MATGPWNEAGGGRRAEARLLIGSEGAQRSPWAHAQWLQGEVAVKRYRGGPGARASQSPQVARSPAAKRAAVGKAKWRRLGPLCSAGPSSPRGRSHPAAIVARGLSGRSSCAAAGPSTWRGMSLSPQLSRE; translated from the coding sequence ATGGCGACAGGTCCTTGGAACGAGGCTGGGGGAGGCCGGAGGGCCGAAGCTCGGCTTCTGATTGGCTCCGAGGGCGCGCAGCGGTCTCCGTGGGCACATGCGCAGTGGCTCCAAGGCGAGGTCGCGGTGAAGCGCTATCGCGGAGGACCGGGAGCCCGGGCTTCCCAGAGCCCGCAGGTCGCACGGTCCCCGGCCGCGAAACGAGCTGCTGTCGGGAAAGCAAAGTGGCGGCGCCTGGGGCCCCTCTGCAGTGCGGGACCGAGCTCGCCACGCGGGCGCTCGCACCCGGCCGCCATTGTTGCCCGGGGCCTCTCGGGCCGCTCCAGCTGCGCGGCCGCCGGGCCCTCGACCTGGCG